In Syngnathus acus chromosome 21, fSynAcu1.2, whole genome shotgun sequence, one genomic interval encodes:
- the LOC119115050 gene encoding mitogen-activated protein kinase kinase kinase kinase 4-like isoform X7 yields the protein MANDSPAKSLVDIDLASLRDPAGIFELVEVVGNGTYGQVYKGRHVKTGQLAAIKVMDVTEDEEEEIKLEINMLKKYSHHRNIATYYGAFIKKSPPGHDDQLWLVMEFCGAGSITDLVKNTKGNTLKEDWIAYISREILRGLAHLHAHHVIHRDIKGQNVLLTENAEVKLVDFGVSAQLDRTVGRRNTFIGTPYWMAPEVIACDENPDATYDYRSDLWSCGITAIEMAEGAPPLCDMHPMRALFLIPRNPPPRLKSKKWSKKFFSFIEGCLVKNYTQRPPTEQLLKHPFIRDQPNERQVRIQLKDHIDRTKKKRGEKDETEYEYSGSEEEEEEASEQEGEPSSIVNVPGESTLRRDFIRLQQENKERSEAMRRQQLLQEQQMREQEEYKRQLLAERQKRIEQQKEQRRRLEEQQRRERELRRQQEREQRRREQDDKRRADELERRRKEEDERRRAEEEKRRADREQEYIRRQLEEEQRHLEILQQQLLHEQAMLLEYKWRELEEQRQAQKLQKQLQQQQAYLLSLQHQQNLDPSSPKCTLKNPEHNTEAEKIRVTESESLAEADERYRKNIQGSPQSAQTKAPVPPVPPRSESSYPNGNAEAMHRPVEAQVRALKSGGGVAPQPPASAVCRSHSFSEPHRHPPSSSSSSSLASQHARTDAQAHPQTRPHQAVTPPSAEVPPRVPVRTTSRSPVLPRRSSPHRHGNAPHAGPAVNRNAGSAAEPRLLWERVEKMLPRSSGSGSGSSAGSSAGSSAGSGSSSSSSSNSSSQAGSGERFRARSSSKSEGSPLQRPENAGKKTEERPRPGRPADLTALAKELRAVDDVRPPNKVTDYSSSSDDSDTTDDDDDEEVDQDGGEESTSGPEDSRAVSSRLSNGETESVKTMIVHDEGESDAGSTPCKDSTLVVRQSQSSNNMQKHKSSSSFTPFIDPRLLQVSPSAGSALNNVGYGNDARLAEALRADASRKGSVVNVNPVNTRPQSDTPEIRKYKKRFNSEILCAALWGVNLLVGTESGLMLLDRSGQGKVYPLINRRRFQQMDVLEGLNVLVTISGKKNKLRVYYLSWLRNKILHNDPEVEKKQGWTTVGDLEGCVHYNVVKYERIKFLVLALKNSVEVYAWAPKPYHKFMAFKSFGELVHKPLLVDLTVEEGQRLKVIYGSCSGFHAVDVDSGAVYDIYLPTHIQTHIQSHAIIILPNTDGIELLVCYEDEGVYVNTYGRITKDVVLQWGEMPTSVAYIRSNQIMGWGEKAIEIRSVETGHLDGVFMHKRAQRLKFLCERNDKVFFASVRSGGSSQVYFMTLGRSNLLSW from the exons GGCCGACATGTCAAAACAGGACAGCTGGCGGCCATTAAGGTCATGGACGTCACAGAG GACGAAGAGGAAGAAATCAAGCTGGAGATCAACATGCTGAAGAAATACTCGCACCACCGCAACATCGCCACTTACTACGGCGCCTTCATCAAGAAAAGTCCGCCTGGACACGATGACCAGCTATGG CTGGTGATGGAGTTTTGCGGGGCTGGGTCCATCACGGACCTGGTGAAGAACACCAAAGGCAACACCCTGAAGGAGGACTGGATCGCTTACATCTCCAGGGAGATCCTCAGG GGCTTAGCTCACCTTCATGCCCATCACGTCATCCATCGGGACATCAAGGGACAAAATGTGCTGCTGACGGAGAATGCTGAAGTCAAGCTGG TGGATTTTGGCGTTAGCGCTCAGCTGGACCGAACGGTCGGCCGTCGGAATACCTTCATCGGAACGCCGTATTGGATGGCTCCAGAAGTCATTGCTTGTGACGAAAACCCGGACGCCACTTACGACTACCGG AGCGATTTGTGGTCTTGCGGAATCACAGCCATCGAGATGGCGGAAGGGGCTCCAC CGTTGTGCGACATGCATCCCATGAGGGCGCTCTTCCTCATCCCCAGAAATCCTCCTCCAAGACTCAAGTCCAAAAAATG GTCCAAGAAGTTCTTCAGCTTCATCGAGGGCTGCCTGGTGAAGAACTACACGCAGCGGCCCCCCACCGAGCAGCTGCTCAAGCACCCCTTTATCAGGGACCAGCCCAACGAGCGGCAAGTGCGCATCCAGCTCAAGGACCACATCGACcgcaccaaaaagaaaagaggcgAGAAGG ATGAGACCGAGTATGAATATAGTGGcagtgaagaagaggaggaagaagcatCAGAGCAAGAAGGAGAGCCGAG CTCCATCGTCAACGTGCCGGGAGAGTCGACGCTGCGTCGGGATTTTATCCGTCTGCAGCAGGAGAACAAGGAGCGCTCGGAGGCGATGCGCCGCCAGCAGCTCCTGCAGGAGCAGCAGATGCGAGAGCAGGAGGAGTACAAGCGCCAGCTGCTGGCCGAGAGGCAGAAGCGCATCGAACAGCAGAAggagcagcggcggcggctggaAGAG CAACAACGTCGCGAGCGCGAGTTGCGTCGTCAGCAGGAGCGCGAGCAAAGGCGGCGCGAGCAGGACGACAAACGGCGAGCCGACGAGTTGGAACGTCGCCgcaaggaggaggacgagcgGCGGCGGGCCGAGGAGGAAAAGCGGCGGGCCGACAGGGAGCAG GAGTACATCAGACggcagctggaggaggagcagaggCACCTGGAGatcctgcagcagcagctgctaCACGAGCAGGCCATGCTGCTG GAGTACAAATGGCgggagctggaggagcagcggcaaGCCCAAAAACTCCAGAAGCAgcttcagcagcagcaggcctACCTGCTGTCCCTGCAGCACCAGCAGAACCTGGACCCCAGTAGCCCTAAATGCACTCTTAAAAACCCAGAGCACAACACGGAAGCGGAAAAGATAAGGGTGACTGAATCCGAGTCGCTCGCAGAG GCTGACGAGCGCTACCGGAAGAACATTCAAGGTTCTCCTCAGTCGGCGCAGACCAAAGCGCCTGTCCCGCCTGTGCCGCCACGGTCCGAGTCGTCTTACCCCAACGGGAACGCCGAGGCCATGCACCGACCTGTGGAGGCACag GTGCGGGCCCTTAAAAGCGGTGGTGGCGTTGCGCCGCAGCCGCCCGCTAGCGCCGTGTGTCGCTCGCACTCCTTCAGCGAGCCTCACCGTCACCCtccatcttcatcatcctccTCATCATTGGCGTCacagcacgcacgcactgaCGCGCAAGCCCACCCTCAGACTAGACCCCATCAAGCGGTAACCCCTCCTTCTGCAGAAGTACCACCCAGG GTACCCGTCAGGACGACGTCCCGCTCGCCGGTGTTGCCGAGGCGAAGTTCGCCTCATCGCCACGGCAACGCGCCGCACGCCGGCCCTGCTGTCAACCGCAACGCCGGCAG TGCGGCCGAGCCTCGGCTGTTGTGGGAACGCGTGGAGAAGATGCTTCCCAGGTCTTCCGGAAGCGGGAGTGGCAGCAGCGCAGGCTCCAGCGCAGGCTCCAGCGCAGGCTCCGGTTCCTCCAGCAGCTCGTCCAGCAACTCCAGCTCGCAGGCTGGCTCTGGAGAAAGGTTCAGGGCCCGCT CCTCCTCCAAATCTGAGGGCTCACCCCTCCAGAGGCCGGAGAAcgcagggaaaaaaacagaggaGAGGCCGAGGCCCGGAAGACCAGCG GACCTGACCGCGCTCGCCAAGGAACTCCGTGCAGTGGACGACGTCCGCCCCCCCAACAAGGTGACGGACTACTCGTCTTCCAGCGACGATTCGGATACCacggatgatgacgacgacgaggagGTGGACCAGGATGGCGGCGAGGAGTCCACCTCGGGCCCGGAGGACTCCCGagctgt GTCGTCCCGGCTGAGTAACGGCGAGACAGAGTCGGTGAAGACGATGATCGTCCATGATGAGGGCGAAAGCGACGCGGGCTCCACGCCATGCAAAGACAGTACCTTGGTAGTCCGACAG AGTCAATCGAGCAACAACATGCAGAAACACaagtcgtcgtcgtcgttcACGCCGTTCATCGACCCGCGTCTGCTGCAGGTGTCGCCCTCGGCGGGCAGCGCCCTCAACAACGTCG GCTACGGCAACGACGCTCGTCTGGCGGAGGCGCTGCGGGCGGACGCGTCGCGCAAAGGTTCCGTAGTCAACGTGAACCCGGTCAACACGCGCCCGCAGAGCGACACGCCTGAGATCCGCAAGTACAAGAAGAGGTTCAACTCGGAGATCTTGTGCGCGGCGCTCTGGG gGGTGAACTTGCTGGTGGGCACCGAGAGCGGGCTGATGCTTTTGGACCGCAGCGGTCAGGGCAAAGTTTACCCTCTTATCAACCGAAGGCGTTTCCAGCAAATGGACGTGCTGGAGGGACTCAATGTCCTCGTCACCATATCAG GTAAGAAGAACAAGCTGCGCGTTTACTACTTGTCGTGGCTGCGGAACAAGATTCTACACAACGACCCCGAGGTGGAGAAAAAACAAGGCTGGACCACCGTGGGCGACCTGGAAGGTTGCGTCCACTACAATGTCG TTAAATACGAGAGGATCAAGTTCTTGGTTTTGGCCTTGAAGAACTCTGTGGAGGTCTACGCGTGGGCGCCTAAACCTTACCACAAGTTCATGGCCTTCAAG TCTTTTGGCGAGCTGGTCCACAAGCCTCTGTTGGTGGACTTGACAGTGGAGGAGGGGCAGAGGTTGAAGGTGATCTACGGCTCGTGCTCAGGCTTCCACGCCGTGGACGTGGACTCCGGGGCGGTCTACGACATCTACCTGCCGACTCAC ATCCAAACGCACATCCAATCTCACGCCATCATCATCCTGCCCAATACGGACGGCATTGAGCTGCTGGTTTGCTACGAGGACGAGGGCGTTTACGTCAACACCTACGGACGCATCACCAAGGATGTGGTGCTGCAGTGGGGGGAGATGCCCACCTCCGTCG cCTACATCCGCTCCAACCAGATTATGGGCTGGGGCGAGAAAGCCATCGAGATCCGCTCGGTGGAAACGGGCCACCTAGACGGTGTTTTCATGCACAAGAGGGCCCAGAGACTCAAGTTCCTATGCGAGAGGAATGACAAG GTGTTCTTCGCCTCGGTGCGGTCCGGAGGCTCCAGTCAGGTCTACTTCATGACGCTGGGCCGAAGCAACCTGCTCAGCTGGTAG
- the LOC119115050 gene encoding TRAF2 and NCK-interacting protein kinase-like isoform X2: MANDSPAKSLVDIDLASLRDPAGIFELVEVVGNGTYGQVYKGRHVKTGQLAAIKVMDVTEDEEEEIKLEINMLKKYSHHRNIATYYGAFIKKSPPGHDDQLWLVMEFCGAGSITDLVKNTKGNTLKEDWIAYISREILRGLAHLHAHHVIHRDIKGQNVLLTENAEVKLVDFGVSAQLDRTVGRRNTFIGTPYWMAPEVIACDENPDATYDYRSDLWSCGITAIEMAEGAPPLCDMHPMRALFLIPRNPPPRLKSKKWSKKFFSFIEGCLVKNYTQRPPTEQLLKHPFIRDQPNERQVRIQLKDHIDRTKKKRGEKDETEYEYSGSEEEEEEASEQEGEPSSIVNVPGESTLRRDFIRLQQENKERSEAMRRQQLLQEQQMREQEEYKRQLLAERQKRIEQQKEQRRRLEEQQRRERELRRQQEREQRRREQDDKRRADELERRRKEEDERRRAEEEKRRADREQEYIRRQLEEEQRHLEILQQQLLHEQAMLLEYKWRELEEQRQAQKLQKQLQQQQAYLLSLQHQQNLDPSSPKCTLKNPEHNTEAEKIRVTESESLAEADERYRKNIQGSPQSAQTKAPVPPVPPRSESSYPNGNAEAMHRPVEAQVRALKSGGGVAPQPPASAVCRSHSFSEPHRHPPSSSSSSSLASQHARTDAQAHPQTRPHQAVTPPSAEVPPRVPVRTTSRSPVLPRRSSPHRHGNAPHAGPAVNRNAGSAAEPRLLWERVEKMLPRSSGSGSGSSAGSSAGSSAGSGSSSSSSSNSSSQAGSGERFRARSSSKSEGSPLQRPENAGKKTEERPRPGRPADLTALAKELRAVDDVRPPNKVTDYSSSSDDSDTTDDDDDEEVDQDGGEESTSGPEDSRAVSSRLSNGETESVKTMIVHDEGESDAGSTPCKDSTLVVRQSEHKKRPAGSASSPGLAQHTPTPLHHQHNHFQHHHHPHPHHHHHHQQQQQAERNGFAGRIHLLPDLIQQSHHSSPSSSPSSPSSSSTSSGLASPIASPQSPLDKLALLIESQSSNNMQKHKSSSSFTPFIDPRLLQVSPSAGSALNNVGYGNDARLAEALRADASRKGSVVNVNPVNTRPQSDTPEIRKYKKRFNSEILCAALWGVNLLVGTESGLMLLDRSGQGKVYPLINRRRFQQMDVLEGLNVLVTISGKKNKLRVYYLSWLRNKILHNDPEVEKKQGWTTVGDLEGCVHYNVVKYERIKFLVLALKNSVEVYAWAPKPYHKFMAFKSFGELVHKPLLVDLTVEEGQRLKVIYGSCSGFHAVDVDSGAVYDIYLPTHIQTHIQSHAIIILPNTDGIELLVCYEDEGVYVNTYGRITKDVVLQWGEMPTSVAYIRSNQIMGWGEKAIEIRSVETGHLDGVFMHKRAQRLKFLCERNDKVFFASVRSGGSSQVYFMTLGRSNLLSW; this comes from the exons GGCCGACATGTCAAAACAGGACAGCTGGCGGCCATTAAGGTCATGGACGTCACAGAG GACGAAGAGGAAGAAATCAAGCTGGAGATCAACATGCTGAAGAAATACTCGCACCACCGCAACATCGCCACTTACTACGGCGCCTTCATCAAGAAAAGTCCGCCTGGACACGATGACCAGCTATGG CTGGTGATGGAGTTTTGCGGGGCTGGGTCCATCACGGACCTGGTGAAGAACACCAAAGGCAACACCCTGAAGGAGGACTGGATCGCTTACATCTCCAGGGAGATCCTCAGG GGCTTAGCTCACCTTCATGCCCATCACGTCATCCATCGGGACATCAAGGGACAAAATGTGCTGCTGACGGAGAATGCTGAAGTCAAGCTGG TGGATTTTGGCGTTAGCGCTCAGCTGGACCGAACGGTCGGCCGTCGGAATACCTTCATCGGAACGCCGTATTGGATGGCTCCAGAAGTCATTGCTTGTGACGAAAACCCGGACGCCACTTACGACTACCGG AGCGATTTGTGGTCTTGCGGAATCACAGCCATCGAGATGGCGGAAGGGGCTCCAC CGTTGTGCGACATGCATCCCATGAGGGCGCTCTTCCTCATCCCCAGAAATCCTCCTCCAAGACTCAAGTCCAAAAAATG GTCCAAGAAGTTCTTCAGCTTCATCGAGGGCTGCCTGGTGAAGAACTACACGCAGCGGCCCCCCACCGAGCAGCTGCTCAAGCACCCCTTTATCAGGGACCAGCCCAACGAGCGGCAAGTGCGCATCCAGCTCAAGGACCACATCGACcgcaccaaaaagaaaagaggcgAGAAGG ATGAGACCGAGTATGAATATAGTGGcagtgaagaagaggaggaagaagcatCAGAGCAAGAAGGAGAGCCGAG CTCCATCGTCAACGTGCCGGGAGAGTCGACGCTGCGTCGGGATTTTATCCGTCTGCAGCAGGAGAACAAGGAGCGCTCGGAGGCGATGCGCCGCCAGCAGCTCCTGCAGGAGCAGCAGATGCGAGAGCAGGAGGAGTACAAGCGCCAGCTGCTGGCCGAGAGGCAGAAGCGCATCGAACAGCAGAAggagcagcggcggcggctggaAGAG CAACAACGTCGCGAGCGCGAGTTGCGTCGTCAGCAGGAGCGCGAGCAAAGGCGGCGCGAGCAGGACGACAAACGGCGAGCCGACGAGTTGGAACGTCGCCgcaaggaggaggacgagcgGCGGCGGGCCGAGGAGGAAAAGCGGCGGGCCGACAGGGAGCAG GAGTACATCAGACggcagctggaggaggagcagaggCACCTGGAGatcctgcagcagcagctgctaCACGAGCAGGCCATGCTGCTG GAGTACAAATGGCgggagctggaggagcagcggcaaGCCCAAAAACTCCAGAAGCAgcttcagcagcagcaggcctACCTGCTGTCCCTGCAGCACCAGCAGAACCTGGACCCCAGTAGCCCTAAATGCACTCTTAAAAACCCAGAGCACAACACGGAAGCGGAAAAGATAAGGGTGACTGAATCCGAGTCGCTCGCAGAG GCTGACGAGCGCTACCGGAAGAACATTCAAGGTTCTCCTCAGTCGGCGCAGACCAAAGCGCCTGTCCCGCCTGTGCCGCCACGGTCCGAGTCGTCTTACCCCAACGGGAACGCCGAGGCCATGCACCGACCTGTGGAGGCACag GTGCGGGCCCTTAAAAGCGGTGGTGGCGTTGCGCCGCAGCCGCCCGCTAGCGCCGTGTGTCGCTCGCACTCCTTCAGCGAGCCTCACCGTCACCCtccatcttcatcatcctccTCATCATTGGCGTCacagcacgcacgcactgaCGCGCAAGCCCACCCTCAGACTAGACCCCATCAAGCGGTAACCCCTCCTTCTGCAGAAGTACCACCCAGG GTACCCGTCAGGACGACGTCCCGCTCGCCGGTGTTGCCGAGGCGAAGTTCGCCTCATCGCCACGGCAACGCGCCGCACGCCGGCCCTGCTGTCAACCGCAACGCCGGCAG TGCGGCCGAGCCTCGGCTGTTGTGGGAACGCGTGGAGAAGATGCTTCCCAGGTCTTCCGGAAGCGGGAGTGGCAGCAGCGCAGGCTCCAGCGCAGGCTCCAGCGCAGGCTCCGGTTCCTCCAGCAGCTCGTCCAGCAACTCCAGCTCGCAGGCTGGCTCTGGAGAAAGGTTCAGGGCCCGCT CCTCCTCCAAATCTGAGGGCTCACCCCTCCAGAGGCCGGAGAAcgcagggaaaaaaacagaggaGAGGCCGAGGCCCGGAAGACCAGCG GACCTGACCGCGCTCGCCAAGGAACTCCGTGCAGTGGACGACGTCCGCCCCCCCAACAAGGTGACGGACTACTCGTCTTCCAGCGACGATTCGGATACCacggatgatgacgacgacgaggagGTGGACCAGGATGGCGGCGAGGAGTCCACCTCGGGCCCGGAGGACTCCCGagctgt GTCGTCCCGGCTGAGTAACGGCGAGACAGAGTCGGTGAAGACGATGATCGTCCATGATGAGGGCGAAAGCGACGCGGGCTCCACGCCATGCAAAGACAGTACCTTGGTAGTCCGACAG AGCGAGCACAAAAAGAGGCCTGCCGGCTCGGCATCCAGCCCCGGCCTCGCCCAGcacacccccaccccactTCATCACCAACACAATCACttccaacaccaccaccatccccacccccaccaccaccatcatcatcagcagcagcagcaggccgAACGGAACGGCTTTGCCGGCCGCATCCACCTCCTGCCGGACCTGATCCAGCAGAGCCATCATtcctccccttcctcctccccaTCCTccccgtcctcctcctccacctcctccggTCTGGCCAGTCCCATCGCTTCCCCCCAAAGCCCCCTGGACAAGCTGGCCCTCCTCATCGAG AGTCAATCGAGCAACAACATGCAGAAACACaagtcgtcgtcgtcgttcACGCCGTTCATCGACCCGCGTCTGCTGCAGGTGTCGCCCTCGGCGGGCAGCGCCCTCAACAACGTCG GCTACGGCAACGACGCTCGTCTGGCGGAGGCGCTGCGGGCGGACGCGTCGCGCAAAGGTTCCGTAGTCAACGTGAACCCGGTCAACACGCGCCCGCAGAGCGACACGCCTGAGATCCGCAAGTACAAGAAGAGGTTCAACTCGGAGATCTTGTGCGCGGCGCTCTGGG gGGTGAACTTGCTGGTGGGCACCGAGAGCGGGCTGATGCTTTTGGACCGCAGCGGTCAGGGCAAAGTTTACCCTCTTATCAACCGAAGGCGTTTCCAGCAAATGGACGTGCTGGAGGGACTCAATGTCCTCGTCACCATATCAG GTAAGAAGAACAAGCTGCGCGTTTACTACTTGTCGTGGCTGCGGAACAAGATTCTACACAACGACCCCGAGGTGGAGAAAAAACAAGGCTGGACCACCGTGGGCGACCTGGAAGGTTGCGTCCACTACAATGTCG TTAAATACGAGAGGATCAAGTTCTTGGTTTTGGCCTTGAAGAACTCTGTGGAGGTCTACGCGTGGGCGCCTAAACCTTACCACAAGTTCATGGCCTTCAAG TCTTTTGGCGAGCTGGTCCACAAGCCTCTGTTGGTGGACTTGACAGTGGAGGAGGGGCAGAGGTTGAAGGTGATCTACGGCTCGTGCTCAGGCTTCCACGCCGTGGACGTGGACTCCGGGGCGGTCTACGACATCTACCTGCCGACTCAC ATCCAAACGCACATCCAATCTCACGCCATCATCATCCTGCCCAATACGGACGGCATTGAGCTGCTGGTTTGCTACGAGGACGAGGGCGTTTACGTCAACACCTACGGACGCATCACCAAGGATGTGGTGCTGCAGTGGGGGGAGATGCCCACCTCCGTCG cCTACATCCGCTCCAACCAGATTATGGGCTGGGGCGAGAAAGCCATCGAGATCCGCTCGGTGGAAACGGGCCACCTAGACGGTGTTTTCATGCACAAGAGGGCCCAGAGACTCAAGTTCCTATGCGAGAGGAATGACAAG GTGTTCTTCGCCTCGGTGCGGTCCGGAGGCTCCAGTCAGGTCTACTTCATGACGCTGGGCCGAAGCAACCTGCTCAGCTGGTAG